The Shewanella pealeana ATCC 700345 genome contains the following window.
AAGGTGGTGTGATGGTAACTGAAGCGGTTCGTGGTAACGGTGCAATCTTGGTTAACCGTGAAGGTAAGCGCTTCGTTAACGAAATCACCACTCGTGATAAGGCTTCTGCAGCTATTCTGAACCAAACGGGTAAGTCTGCATTCCTAATCTTTGATGACTCAGTACGTAAGTCTCTAAGTAAGATTGATAAGTATATCGGTCTAGGTGTTGCTCCAAGTGCTGACTCGCTAGTTAAGCTAGGTGAGATGGAACAGATTGATGGTAAAGCTCTAACTGAAACTGTTGCGCGCTACAACAGCCTAGTGAAGAGCGGTAAAGACGCAGACTTCGGTCGTCCTAACCTACCTCGTGCCCTTAACGAAGGTAACTACTACGCAATCGAAGTGACTCCTGGTGTTCACCACACTATGGGCGGCGTGAAGATTGATTCTAAAGCTGAAATCATGAACGCTAAGCAGCAGGTTATCCCAGGTCTATACGGCGCGGGTGAAGTAACTGGTGGTGTTCACGGTGCTAACCGTCTAGGTGGTAACGCTATCTCTGATATCGTCACCTTCGGTAGAATGGCTGGTGAGAATGCAGCCGAGTACTCTAAAAAGAATTAGTCTAAGAAGAACTAGTCTCTTTTAGACTAATCTTGGAAGTGTTAGTCGGGGTTGAGATTTGAGTTAAGTTTCAGCCTCAGATTAAAAAACAAAAGCCTTTATCTTATAGATGGAGGCTTTTTTGTTTTCTTAGTTTCAGTTGAGAGTGATTGATACCAAAGGCGTGAAGCAATCAAGCTGCGCTTGATAAAGGTCGAGGCGTTGCCACTTACCAAGCTGTGCTTGAGCTTGGAGTTAGACTGCGTTTAACAATCAACGTCGTGGCGCTTCGCCCACACCCGAGCCAAGGGGGAAAGCGCTTGTCCCCCTTAACAAACCCTCAGCGCCCCTACGAAGTTGTGACCCCTCAGTTATTTTCGACAATCGCTATCGCCTCATATTCGCCGTCCATGGCTCACCTAAGGCTATCTCGGCATCCATGCCTCGCTCACGCGATTGTCTTCAATAACTTCGGCAACTCCGATGGGGGATTGGAGTGCCTGTGAATGTGGTGGTTGGACTTTTTCCTTTTTGAGTTTTAGGCGATAAGCAGCATAAAATAGTTGCAAGCCTGCAGACCTACTTTTCTTATCAATAATTGATAGTTACTGATGACTTTGGATAAGACATCAATATCAATGTTCATTTTTCAGTTTTTGCTCGTTTATCCAGTATGACTTTGTTAGGGTGCTTATAAATCAATGGCTTCGATTGCTCGTAGCTTAAGTAATAGCATTTATTAAATGCGTATACGCACTATATAAATGTTAGTGCCTTTAAGGTGGTCAATTTGAAATCTTGGTTAATCATAGGTTTGTTTTTATTTTCAAATGCAGTATCGGCTGCTGCTTCTATGGTGAAAGTTAAAAACTATGATGTTGAATACGAGATGGCAGGAAGCGGTGATGTTATTGTGTTGCTAGAAGCAGGTGGAGCTGCTGGATTAAGTGATTGGGAGCCTATTTTTAAGGATTTAGCAAAAATTACGACCGTAATTCGTTATTCTCGCCTGGGTAATGGACGCTCTTACCCTTTAAAGAAAAATTACAGCTCAGAAGAGTACGCAGAAGAAGCACTCTTATTTTTAAAATCGATTAATATAAACAAACCTATTGTATATGTTGCTCACTCTTATGTTGCCTATATTGCGAGGATATTTGCTGCTAGATATCCCGATAAAGTGGCAGCATTAATGCTTGTAGAGCCTGCATCAGAGCATGATGTGGATATAATGAGAGAAATTAATCTTGCTATCGCTGAGCAAGAAATAGCCCAGATTAAGGTTGATGATCTGGCTAATGGGATGTCAAATCAATATTTAGATTTTTGGGCGAAACGCCCCTTGCCTGATTACCCTCAGATACCAGATATTCCAGTTAGCGTTATTGCTTCTATAAAAAAATATAAAGAGCCAAGTGTTTTATTTTTTAGCGACAGAGCAAGGGAAATGTGGGGTAAGTTACATCAGGATTGGGTTAATGAATTTCCTCAGGGGAAAATTATACTAACGGAAGAAAGTTACCATCATCCGCAATTTGACGAGCCACAGATGGTTATAAGAGAAATAAAAGAGCTTATTGGTAAAGTCAAACACTAACAAACCAATCAATCTGGACTACTAAAGCTCGGCTCCCCTACGCCGTATAGCCTAGTATTATCCTCCTTATTTGGGACATTTGAAATATTCAAATGCCTAGCTTAAGTATCCCTACTCAAATCACAGAAAACACCTACTCCCCATCGAAGTTGCCGAAATGCGTAGATGAAAATGCTGTGGAGTCATCATGGATGATGGTTCAGGCTCAGCGGGACATGGATGTCCCATCTGAGCCGTTAGGCAATTTTTATTGGAGTATGAGGCTCGTATCTAATGCATGTAACTTCGTCGGGGCGGCTCGGGTGATGCAAGAGGGGGAAGCTGTTGTCCCCCTTTTGCCCGAGTGTGAGCTGGAGGCTCACGACTTTAGTTGTTAGACGCAGTCTTATTGAATGACTTTGGTCAGGCGCAGCCTGATGCATTACCAATGTAGGGCGAAGCGCCGCGACGTTAGTTGTTAGGCAAAGCCTAACCTAATGCCTCATCGGTGCGTAATCTTCAAATTGCACGATATTGACTCCGACCATATTTGATAAGTATTGCTCTAAGAAAACCTTGTGATTGGCTCCTATTATAATAACAAGCCTACCGCCAACGTGATCAGCGACTACCCGCATTATATTTGAAGCCATATTGAGGTTCCGTATCTCCCATAGGGCGACTCTCGCCAGTGCAGATTTTGGCTCCAAATCTTTATCTACAAAACCTAACCATTCCTTATTGATTACGTCAGATTGATACTCTTCGCTATTGAACCAGTAAAACAGAGGTAGCCAATCTCCTGTCTCCAGTGCTTGAGATTTTAATTTCTCGGGTTTGGTTATATATTCGCTTGAGTGGAATTCAGCCCAAAAGGTTGATTCTTGGTAAGACGGCATTAACTCACTGACGATGTTGCCGTACATGTCTTTGTCTAAATGATCGTCAATAGGATATAAACGATTTAGGTTAAGTCTTTCAGCTAATTCGACTGCAATGACATTTATTTCGTTGTTACGATTTGTTTGCTTATGAAGAAATGCTTGTAGTTCTTTCGAAAGGCTATCGTTAGGGATGTTAGCATCTAACAGACTCCAGTGAAGCGCCGCTGTGTCACGGTTGTAGCCTGCTATAGCTAGCTTGATAAGCTCTATTCTTTTCTGCTGGCTAAACTGGTTTTTAGTCAGCAATTTATTCATTTTGTTAATCGCGTCATGAGCTGAAACCCCTAAAGCTTTCTGCTCTTTTCCTGCTAATGACAAAAGTGTATCACCGACAAATTGTGATAAAACTTCTTGATACTCTTCTGAGCCATTGAGCATAGTAATTATGTCTTCTGCCCTTAGTGATTCGATAGCGACAGCGGTAGGGTTAAATGTTTCTAGCATTTGGATGACGGGGACAAACTCTTCCCTGTTTAGCTCACCTTTAATTGTATTGAGGTGTGTACTCCCTAAGATCATGACTTCTGTTTTATGTTTGGCTTTGGCATTTAAACTTTGAATATGCTGCTTCGCAAAAATATTATGCGATATCGACAGACATATAATTAAGGCTAAAAATCTACACATCGACAGTCCTCCTTGATTGTGTTTTTACAATATATGAGGTTTGGCTAGGGTTTTAAACTGTAGAGTGCTGGATAAGATGTAAAGTGCATACAAGCGTTGTAAATGCACTATTTCACAGTATATATATCTGCTTTTAACTATTTTGACTTCCATTAAATAAGCCAAAAATCACATCATAATATGCTGTGGTTTAGGGTCACTTATTGGAATAAATCGGGTCAGGGTAAACATTCAGATATATGCCTAATCCAATTTTTTCGCTTTACTAACAGAAAACACCCATTCCCCATCGAAGTTGCCGAAGTACGCAGATAACAAATGCCGTAGAACCATCATGGATGATGGTTCAGGCTCGGGGGGACATGGCCGTTCTTTGGCATCCATGCCATCACGGCATTTGTGAATCCATTCACATCAGATGTCCCATCTGAGCCGTTAGGCAATTTTTATTGGAGTATGAGGCCCGTATCTAATGCATGTAACTTCGTCGGGGCGGCTCGGGTGATGCAAGAGGGGGAAGCTGCTGTCCCCCTTTTGCCCGAGTGTGAGCTGGAAGCTCACGACTTTAGTTGTTAGACGAAGTCTAACTTAAAGGTCAAGCGAAGCTTGATTGCTAATACAAAGTGGCTGAGTTCGACGCCACCACGACGATGAAAATCCTGATATAGCTCAAACAAACGATAAATTAGTAAAATTATTTTTGTTTTAAATGTTGATTTTGCTGCTGTTCTTTCGGTAAAAAAATTACCAGTTTTCGCATAAAACATCTAAATATATTTACTTTAACTTTAAGTTTAGTAATTTTCGTTCATATCTTAAATTGTCTTGAATATAAAACAGTGTGTGCGCTGCTTTCATGCTGCTAATAAGCTCTGGCTCTATGGCTTTGTATTCATTTGATAAACACCTTTTGGTTGGTTTTTTTGTTGTCCTTTTGGGTGGACAATGCTGTCTGCGTTGGCGCTGGGGTGCCTAATCACGATTTGGTGTGATTAAAACAGTGATATCACGCATATTTAAGCGGTTATTTGTATTAAAAGTACAACTGGCCACTTTTTAGCTTTGGCTGATTTGTGGGCTTTTGGGGTACTAGTAATCCTATTCAGTGCTGCTGTAAGCTCCGGATTCTTGATCTTAAATGATGGCTTCAAGCTTGGGGCTTTTACTGCTTAGAGCTGTCAATAATACCAAAAATAATACCTATACCTTATAAGGACGAGAATGATGAAAATCCTGAGCGCAACTGCTGCCGCAGTCACTCTAGCAATGTGTTCGTTTGCAGCTTCTGCCGCAGACTTTAAGCCTGCTGTTGCTTTTGATACAACGGGTAAGTTCGATAAATCTTTCAACCAAGCCGTTTACCAAAATGGTGTATTGAAGTTTAACGAAAGCTCAGATATTGAAGTGCGTGAATTCGTACCTT
Protein-coding sequences here:
- a CDS encoding DUF5694 domain-containing protein codes for the protein MCRFLALIICLSISHNIFAKQHIQSLNAKAKHKTEVMILGSTHLNTIKGELNREEFVPVIQMLETFNPTAVAIESLRAEDIITMLNGSEEYQEVLSQFVGDTLLSLAGKEQKALGVSAHDAINKMNKLLTKNQFSQQKRIELIKLAIAGYNRDTAALHWSLLDANIPNDSLSKELQAFLHKQTNRNNEINVIAVELAERLNLNRLYPIDDHLDKDMYGNIVSELMPSYQESTFWAEFHSSEYITKPEKLKSQALETGDWLPLFYWFNSEEYQSDVINKEWLGFVDKDLEPKSALARVALWEIRNLNMASNIMRVVADHVGGRLVIIIGANHKVFLEQYLSNMVGVNIVQFEDYAPMRH
- a CDS encoding alpha/beta fold hydrolase, giving the protein MKSWLIIGLFLFSNAVSAAASMVKVKNYDVEYEMAGSGDVIVLLEAGGAAGLSDWEPIFKDLAKITTVIRYSRLGNGRSYPLKKNYSSEEYAEEALLFLKSININKPIVYVAHSYVAYIARIFAARYPDKVAALMLVEPASEHDVDIMREINLAIAEQEIAQIKVDDLANGMSNQYLDFWAKRPLPDYPQIPDIPVSVIASIKKYKEPSVLFFSDRAREMWGKLHQDWVNEFPQGKIILTEESYHHPQFDEPQMVIREIKELIGKVKH